From the Rhinopithecus roxellana isolate Shanxi Qingling chromosome 5, ASM756505v1, whole genome shotgun sequence genome, the window GCCTAGTACAGTACCTGAAGGGGCAACGCCACCTCCGCCCAATTGTGCTGGCTGCCCCAGTGGCGGCGGTCACAGCTCGGGCGCCAATGACGCCTCTTATAAAAACAACAACCTGCTCGCAGGCTTCTGCAGCCCACAGGCGGTAACCGGCTGGGGGCCGCAGTGCATGCCGTGACGCGTAGTCCCGCTTGCGCCTCCTGCCAGGCACCGGTGAAGAGAAGAACTACCACTCCCGAAGAGGAGCGCAGGGCGCCGCCGGGCGGCTGCAGGAAGCTGGGCCGGGCGGCCGCAGATCCCCACAACATCCGGGAGTCGGTGACCACTTCCAGTTGCTATGGATACGAGTTGCAACCTCCAGAAAGGATTCGTGGTTTCTCCGGGAAAACAACTCCCCGGATTAAACGGATAGGTTTACACATACTGATCCACCCAGCTATTCATCTTCTATTTGCTACTTTAATTGGGTGCGGTTAAAACGCCACGTCCCTAGGCGTTCACCGGCTTTCTTGCCATCTACTGCATGCAAACTGACTTTGccgaaaaaattaacaaagaaaatagcGAAAATGACAGACCGCGACTGGGTGAGTTTAGGCAGAGGAATAGATGTTTGGGAATGTTGGTATTCGCTGGTATAATTTGAGGCACCACCTACTCCTACCAATCCCAACCCCACAACCCCGAAAAAGACTTTACAAGGCAGCTACTGAGCTTTTACATTTACACATGTAAATGCACGTTTCCTTAAGTCCGAATAGCCTCTAAAGGTGTAAAGACCATCGGGATTGTATGCACTCATACCCTACTGCAAACTGTTAGTGATGGTTTTGAACAAGAAAAACGTACTTTGTTAATTGTATACTTAAATTGTACTTTGTCAAAGAAGGgagttgttttaaaaaaggatatgGTGACCGGGCGcggggctcacgcctgcaatcccagtaatttgggaggccgaggtgggtggatcacctgaggtcaggagttcgagaccagccggacctacatggtgaaactccgtctctactaaatacaaaaaattagccaggagagatggcgcgcgcctgtaatcctagctacttgggagactgaggcaggagaatcgcttgaacctgggaggcagaggttgcagtgagacgagattgcgccactgaactgcagccagggcaacaagagcgaaagaTATCTTACATTTATGTTCACTCTTTACAGAAGCAATGAAAAGTTTAGGTTTCATTCTCTGTCCCCTAATTgtggtaaaagtaaataaatgaaaaaataaataataaacgtAAACATTAGCAAGGAAGATGGTGGGCCTGAACAGAGACAAAAGAGTGCCTCAAAATtagaccttttttatttttgcttttctattaACTATATTTAACATCAACAGTGACATCAAAAAcatcttaattttataattacagCTTCTGCGATGGGCATTATTAACTAATgacttgttttcatttatctttttaagtatatatttatctatacCGAAGGACTTCGAAAAGTCAAGGTGGTCTGGCTTTCTCTAACTttaactgaaaattaaattacTAAGAAAGCTAACACCAGCTACTGGTAGATTTTTATACCTTTCAAGCCACTTTCACAGGCCAATTTTAAGATGTAATTTCTTCTGAAAATCATTTACAATTTTAACCtttttatcatttaataaaaGTTGTTGACATATGTGGCAGATAAtttaaactcatccttttattattctttgtattGGCTGTTTGTTTCGTTCTTAATTGTAGTCAGTTTGAACTCCACATTTTAAGAATATCAGGTTTGAAGAAGGTGAAACCCAAATAAGAAAACTGCAGTGGTTGTCTATGATGTAAAGTATAAAGCAATGGGCCTTTTGTTTCAGaatctataaacatttgtgaATTATCCTGGaaatctaaaaaatttttaatttaagattTAACTTTTCCAGATTTTGCGGTACTAATTATGCCAACGAAGTTTATCAGCTAATTTGTCTTCTGTTTTGACTAGATTTCATTTTCTGCAGTATGTTTTGAGCCAAAGCTGATCGGAATTCTAGAACCAGTAGTTAAGGAGGGTCATTTGATGACAAAAAGAGttctcaggccgggcgtggtggctcaagcctgtaatcccagcactttaggaggcagagacgggcggatcacgaggtcaggaaatcgagaccatcctggctaacacggtgaaaccccgtctctactaaaaaaatacaaaaaactaaccgggcgaggtggtgggcgcctgtggtcccagctactcgggaggctgaggcaggagaatggcgtgaacccgggaggcggaggttgcagtgagctgagatccagccactgcactccagcctgggcgacagagcaagactccgtctcaaaaaaaaataaataagtaaaataaaataaaataaaataaaacagtgataaaaattgatttcatttggccaggtgcagtggctcacacctgtaatcccaacattttgggaagccgaggcaggtggatcacttgaggtcaggagtccaagaccagcctggccatcatggtgaaaccccatctctactaaaaatacaaaaattaggctgggcacggtggctcacacttgtaattccagcactttgggaggccgaggcgggcggatcacctgaggttgggagttcaagaccagcctgactaacatggagaaaccccatctctactaaaaatacaaaattagctgagcctgttggtacatgcctgtaatcccagctacttgggaggctgaggcaggagaattgcttgaacccgggaggcggaggttgcagtgagccgagattgcaccattgcagtccagcctggatgatagagcaagactccgtctcaaaaaagaaacacacaaaacaaaacaaacaaatctgcTCCATCTCCATGCTACCACCTACTATATAGTGTCATCATTACTCACACGGACTACTGCAGCTCCTCACCACCTTCACACAGGCCCTCACAACAGCCAAAGTCATTTTACTAGAATTATATTACATCATGTCACACCTCTCCTTAAAACCCTTCAATAGCTTTCCATTGCTTTTACGATAAAGGTTCAGATTTTAAACACAGTCAACAAAACCCTGAGACATCTGACCCCTGGCTCTCTATTTCTCATCTCATGACATTTTTACCCTAATTTATTTGACTTGCCATACTTTGTCCCCACCTCTATCTTTTACTTCCTTGCCTTATAGTCAATCTTAGATTGAATGGTACTTCAGTGGCATGGCTTTCCCTAACCCCCAGCACTAGATTAGAACCCCCATTGTGTCTTCattaatatgttgtatttttttttcttcatagcagttaCCACAATTGTAATTATTCAGTTAGCTGTGTAATTAGTTGCTTAATGGCTGCCCACATACCCAGGCTAACCCTGGATGTTTATCTTGTTCCTTTTTCACTCTAAAATAAAGCTGTACTTCCTCTTCTATGACTTTTCAGATTTTCCCTATGATTTACAGACTTTTCAATAAATTCTCATAGTTGTAGTACAGAATGTTTAAAAAGCTACCTTATGCATATTTTTGACAAGTTTGCTCTGTGTACAGGTGTATGTGATTTTAAGGGTAGTCTTCAATGTCAAGAGAAGTGACCAccaaacaggctggagtgcagtggctggatctcagctcactgcaagctccgcctcccaggtttacattccaggccattctcctgcctcagcctcccgagtagctgggactacaggcgcccgccacctcgcctggctagttttttgtgtttttagtagagacggggtttcaccgtgttagccaggatggtcttgatctcctgacctcgtgatctgcccgtctcggcctcccaaagtgctgagattacaggcttgagccaccgcgcccagccgcaataaagctttttaatcacctgggtgcaggcaggctgagtccgcgATGGaagataggggtggggccgttttataggattagGGTTGGTAAtggaaaattatagtcaaagggggcaggggtgggggtcacaaggtgctcagtgggggaggttctgagccaggagagtgaatttcacaaggtaatgtcatcagttaaggcaggaaccggccattttcacttcttttgtgattcttcacttgcttcaggccatgtggatgtatacgtgcaggtcacaggggatatgatggcttagcttgggctcagaggcctgacattcaaTCCCCTCCAGAGAACAGAATTTCTAAAAAAGAGAAGTGGGTGGGactgaatttaattttatttttttcagaactttAAAGTGGAGAATGATTTTATGTGTTTATCTTTTAGGACAAGAAATGTACTTCACCTTCAAATTCAGACACAGAAATGAAATCTGAACAACTACCTCCTTGTGTGAACCCTGGCAATCCTGTGTTTTCGTGTATGTTGGATCCAAAGACACTTCAGACAGCCACCTCACTATCAAAACCTCAGATGATTATGTATAAAACCAATTCAAGTCATTATGGTGAATTTCTACCTATCCCACAGTTTTTTCCCTGCAATTATACTCCAAAGGAGCAAGTATTTTCAAGCCATATCAGAGCaactggattttatcaaaataacACTCTAAATACTGCACCTGACAGAACCAGAACTCTTGATTTTCCTAATATTCAACACACTCtatgaaaatatattcctttgtatattgaaaagaaaatatactcgcGAAAAATGAGTGTTAAATCTAAGGGTAGAATACCTAATTaagataaaaagttttaaatcaatttttaaaataagttaaagtaTTTCAACTGATAACTGAAtgac encodes:
- the C5H15orf65 gene encoding uncharacterized protein C15orf65 homolog is translated as MTDRDWDKKCTSPSNSDTEMKSEQLPPCVNPGNPVFSCMLDPKTLQTATSLSKPQMIMYKTNSSHYGEFLPIPQFFPCNYTPKEQVFSSHIRATGFYQNNTLNTAPDRTRTLDFPNIQHTL